Part of the Coregonus clupeaformis isolate EN_2021a chromosome 31, ASM2061545v1, whole genome shotgun sequence genome, cacaccgcgtctcacaaagacacagcggttggaacccaaaatctccaatttggactcaagaccaaaggacacatttccaccggtctaatgtccattgcttgtgtttcttggcccaagcaggtctcttcttcttattggtgtcctttagtagtgtttttttttgcagcaattcgaccatgaatgcctgattcacacagtcccctccgaacagttgatgttgagatgtgtatctTACTTGAACGcctccagaaggcgaggtcagtacaggtgcatcaaagctgggacagaaagaatgaaaaacagcttctatctcaaggccatcactgttaaatagccatcactagcacattagaggctattgaaatcactggccactttaagaaatggaacactagtcactttaataatgtttacatatcttgcactactcatctcatatgtatatactgtattctataatattctactgtatcttagtccatgccgctctgtcattgcttgttcatatatgtacagtgctatgaaaaagtatttgccccctttctaattttctctacttctgcatatttgtgatactgaatgttatcagatcttcaaccaaaacctaatattagataaagggaacataagtgaacaaataacacaacaattacatatttatttcatttattcatAAACAATGTCATGCCACACCCAATTCcgctgtgtgaaaaagtaattgcccccttacactcaataactggttgtgccacctttagctgcaatgactccaaccaaatgcttcctgtagttgttgatcagtctctcacgtcgctgtggaggaattttggccctctcttccatgcagaactgctttaactcagtgacgtgtgggttttcaagcatgacagagcttgagaggatctgcagagaagaatgggagaaactccccaaatacataggtgccaagcttgtagtgtcatacccaagaagatgcgaggatgtaatcgctgccaaaggtgcttcaacaaagtactgagtaaagggtctgaaaacgtatgtacatttgatatttcagttttttatttttaataaatgagcCAACATTTCAAAAAATCAGTTTTTGATTTGTCGTtgtggggtattgcgtgtagattgatgaggggaaaaaacaatttaatccattttagaataaggctttaacaaaatgtggaaaaagtcaaggggtctgaatactttccgaatgcactttgtatatatatatatatatatatatatatatatatatatatatatatatataatagtaaTTGAGTGTGAACATAACATGGACAAAGACTGACACTTATGTTGTTGAATGTTGATCTGTCAGCATCCACTCTGTCATTCAGAAAGTTTAACTTTTAATGACAGAAGAGCAGACGACGAAGTGGTACTGTTTTTGTGCGTTCGTTTTAGCCTGCCAGGAGTGCCGGGTCAGCTCCATTTGCGTTTACATCTCTTTAAACTCGATGGGGCAGCCCAAAATATTATTCCAGCCAACGGGAAAACCAGAAAGAACGCACCATCTTTTCCTCTTCAATCTGAGCCAGATTAACAGATTAACAGATTAACTGCACTTTGACCTAATGAGAATGGGGGGGACTATGGGTGGCAAATCATATTTCAGGGGGGGTTGGTGCTACCCCGGGCCAGACTAACGCATTTGGGGCCTCGGGGCACCTACCTCCAGGGGGCTCAgcttttgctgcaattctacacattttgccataccAACTCTGTGACATCTTTACAGCTCTGCTAACGTCTCTGAAATAGACCATCACTAATCAGTCAATCCACAAGcagaggggcagagagaaaaataattattgattcaagacatttaaaCTTTTCATTTTTGCTGAAtttcaaaaaaaatctaaaaacataattccactttgacattatggagtattgtgtgtagatcagtgacacaaagtctacatttaatccattttaaattcaggctgtaaaacaacaagatgtggaaaaagtcaagtggtgtgaatactttctgaagacattgTATATAcactatttaattttttttatttaacctttatttaactaggcaagtcagttaagaacaaattcttatttacaatgacggcctacaaaagtatgtggacacccctcaaattagtggatttggctatatcagccacacccgttgctgacaggtgtatacaataaagtacacagccatgcaatctccatagacaaacattggcagtagaagggcccatactgaagagctaagtgactttcaacgtggcaccgtcataggacgccacctttccaacaactcagttcgtcaaatttctgcccagctagaactgccccagtcaactgtaagtgctgttattgtgaagtggaaatgtctaggagcaacaacggctcagccgcgaagtggtaggccacacaagctcacagaatgggaccgccaagtgctgaagcgcgtagcgtaaAAAATCATTTGTCCTCGATTGCAAccctcactacagagttccaaactgcctctggaagcaacgtcagcacaataactgtttgtcaagagcttcatgaaatgggtttccatggccgagcagccgcacacaagcctaagatcaccatgccaatgccaagcgtcggctggagtggtgtaaaggtcGCCGCTatttgactctggagcagtggaaatgcgttctctggagtgatgaatcatgcttcaccatctggcagtccgacggacgaatctgggtttggcggatgccaggagaacgttacctgccccaatgcatagtgccaacattctagacgattctgtgcttccaactttgtggcaactgtttggtggaggaggaataatggtctggggctgtttttcatggttcgggctaggcccctagttccagtgaagggaaatcttaacactacagcatacaatgacattctagacaattctgtgcttccaactttgtagcaacagtttggggaaggccctttcctgtttcagcatgacaatgcccctgtgcacaaagcgaggtgcatacacaaatggtttgtcgagatcggtgtggaagaacttgactggccttcaggaggcctgacctcaaccccatcgaacacctttgggatgaattggaacaccgactgcgagccaggcctaatcacccaacatcagtgccacgacctcactaatgctcttgtggctgaatggaagcaagtccctgcaacaatgttccaacatctagtggaaagccttcccagaagagtggaggctgttatagcagcaaagaggggacccatgattttggaatgagaggtTTTATTTTAAAGAAATGATTGTGGGGGACGAATCGACCTGTTCTGAATATCCCCTGTGGTAATCGCCTATGATTTAACTGCCATATGCAATTTAAGGTTTAGGCCTTATAATTGTAACAATTGGCCTACCAACAAATATTAGGCCTACAGATCAAATCAATCCAGCTATGGTCCAAAATCTACCTATCCTAATGGTATGTTTTCTTTGTTTCAGTGTGAACATGAAATCATTGGCACTTGTTGTCCTGCTGTGCCTTGGCTGCGGTCTGATGTCTTTCTCATTCATACTCGCGTCACCGTAAGTACTGGTAGGCCTATCTGTCTCTGCATCAAGCCCTTCATTCCAAAGTAAGTAGCCTTTTTTGAGACACAACAGCCCATAGGGCAGCGTGAGGCAGCTAGAGCATTTGTCTTGACATGCCCGAGGGATCAAACCCCCAACCTTCCAAACCCAggacactctaaccacaaggccactgagttggtgtCATTCCATAGCAGGCCTCAATGCAAGTTAAAGGCCATTAAATGAGTGAGGCACTTTGATCATGCTAATGTTACTATTTTATTGAATGTAACTCTGCTTTATTTCAGGCATATGTGGAGTAAGCTGATCCTGACTCAACACTGGCCGAGCACATTTTGCAGCGTAAGCTACTTTATGGTTTCATAGCATAGTAAACTCTACGTATCATGTGTTGATCTGATTGTATGATTGATACGGTGGTCATAAATTGCCAGATTTTCCACCTTGTAtgacaaaataaacattttgattTGCAGATGGAACACTGTGATCCCAAATTTGACTACTGGACTTTGCATGGACTGTGGTAAGGATGACTTAATACAATTCAGTAAAAAATAAAGCTAAGAAGATGCTACCTTTTCCCCCAACCCAATCATCATGGACTTTATGGTTTCTGAGTTTGAGTGACAACATAACACAGAGTCCACGACAGTTTATCTTTGTACACATTTGACCAATGTCTGTGTTTTACAGGCCAGATAAAGGCCAGGAATGCAATTCTTCTTGGCACTTCAATGTAACTCTAATCCAGGTATGTTCTGCTGGGGGAAAAAACacatatatatagatagatagatagatatatatatacagttgaagtcggaagtttacgtacacttaggttggagtcattaaaacttgtttttcaaccactccacaaatttcttgttaacaaactatagttttggcaagtcggttaggacatctactttgtgcatgacacaagtaatttttccaacaattgtttacagacagattatttcacttataattcactgtatcacaattccagtgggtcagaagtttacatacactaaattgactgtgcctttaagcagcttggaaaattccagaaaatgatgtcatggctttagaagcttctgataggctaatttacatcatttgagtcaattggacgtgtacctgtggatgtatttcaaggcctaccttcaaactcagtgcctctttgcttgacatcatgggaaaatcaaaataaatcagctaagacctcagaaaaaaaatagtagaccacaagtctggttcatccttgggagcaatttccaaatgcctgaaggtaccaggttcatctgtacaaacaatagtacgcaagtataaacaccatgggaccacgcagccgtcataccgctcaggaaggagacgcattctgtctcctagggatgaacgtactttggtgcgaaaagtgcaaatcaatcccagagcaacagcaaaggatcttgtgaagatgctggaggaaacaggtacaaaagtatctatctatatccacagtaaaacaagtcctatatcgacataacctgaaaggctgctcagcaaggaagaagccactgctccaaaaccgccataaaaaagccagactacagtttgcaactgcacatggggacaaagatcgtacttttggagaaatgtcctctggtctgatgaaacaaatatagaactgtttggccataatgaccattgttatgtttggaggaaaaaggggttggcttgcaagccgaagaacaccatcccaaccgtgaagcacgggggtggcagcatcatgctgtgggggtgctttgctgcaggagggactggtgcacttcacaaaatagatggcatcatgaggaaggaaaatgatgtggatatattgaagcaacatctcaagacatcagtcaggaagttaaagcttggtcgcaaatgggtcttccaaatggacaatgaccccaagcatacttccaaagttgtggcaaaatggcttaaggacaacaaagtcaaggtattggagtggccatcacaaagccctgacctcaatcctatagaaaatgtgtggcagAACTgataaagcgtgtgcgagcaaggaggcctacaaacctgactgttacaccagctctgtcaggaggaatgggccaaaattcacctaacttattgtgggaagcttgtggaaggctacccgaaacatttgacccaagttaaaggcaatgctaccaaatactaattgagtgtatgtaaacttctgacccactgggaatgtgatgaaagaaataaaagctgaaataaatcattctctctactattattctgacatttcacattgttaaaataaagtggtgatcctaactgacctaagacagggaatttttactaggattaaatgtcaggaatggtgaaaaaactgagtttaaatgtatttggctaaggtgtatgtaaacttctgacttcacctgtatatatatatatatatatatatatatatatatatatataatagaaaaGGCAGATTTAGCTTATTCGTGACAATAGAACAAACATTTTGAGGGTAAAAGTCAAGTGTTTATAGTTAAAAAAATTATGAGAAATATTTGATCATGACTATGTTTTACAGGACCTACTTCCAGAGATGCAGAAGTGGTGGCCGGATCTTAAAATGCCAGAATCCTCTGGATTCTGGTCTGCCCTAATTTTATATTTTGTATAAATACTTTACTCCAGGTCATTGTTATATTTTCAGGTAAGAAGATTTTTCTAAACAAATGTTAGCGTGTTTGATTTTCTATTTACAGGAAATATGAATGGCAAAAACATGGAACATGTGCTGCAAAAGCTGAGTCCCTAAACAGTCAACACAAATACTTTGGCAAAGTCCTGGAGCTGTATCACAAGTTAGACCTTGATGGGTACGTGTACTGAATTAACAATAGAGTATTCTCATGAAACATATGTGTTAATATATGGTCTTAATACCCTGAACCCTGATTTATGTTCCTACTAGTTATTTATCAATTATTTGTTTGTCTTCAGAGTGATGAAGAAATTCAACATTGTGCCCTCAGAGACTTACTACACTGTAAGTACATCACTATTACTACATTACCAAGGACAATGGCATTTTGCGCCATTGACTTCAAGCACACCAAGTATTTCTGCATCATATCAAGAAACACACTATACTGTGTTAAGGGAAACCCTGTGTTATGGGAAACCCTGTGTTATGGGAAACCCTGTGCTATGGGAAACCCTGTGCTATGGGAAACCCTGTGTTATGGTAAACCCTGTGTTATGGGAAACCCTGTGCTATGGGAAACCCTGTGCTATGGGAAACCCTGTGTTATGGGAAACCCTGTGCTATGGGAAACCCTGTGCTATGGGAAACCCTGTGTTATGGGAAACCCTGTGCTATGGGAAACCCTGTATTAAGGGAAACCCTGTGCTATGGGAAACCCTGTGCTATGGGAAACCCTGTGCTATGGGAAACCCTGTGCTATGGGAAACCCTGTATTAAGGGAAACCCTGTGCTATGGGAAACCATGTGCTATGGGAAACCCTGTGCTATGGGAAACCCTGTATTAAGGGAAACCCTGTGCTATGGGAAACCCTGTGCTATGGGAAACCCTGTATTAAGGGAAACCCTGTGCTATGGGAAACCATGTGCTATGGGAAACCCTGTGCTATGGGAAACCCTGTGCTATGGGAAACCCTGTATTAAGGGAAACCCTGTGCTATGGGAAACCATGTGCTATGGGAAACCCTGTGCTATGGGAAACCCTGTGCTATGGGAAACCCTGTGTTATGGTAAACCCTGTGCTATGGTAAACCCTGTGTTAAGGGAAACCCTGTGCTATGGGAAACCATGTGCTATGGGAAACCCTGTGCTATGGGAAACCCTGTGCTATGGGAAACCCTGTGCTATGGGAAACCCTGTGCTATGGGAAACCCTGTGCTATGGGAAACCCTGTATTAAGGGAAACCCTGTGCTATGGGAAACCATGTGCTATGGGAAACCCTGTGCTATGGGAAACCCTGTGCTATGGGAAACCCTGTGTTATGGTAAACCCTGTGCTATGGGAAACCCTGTGTTATGGTAAACCCTGTGTTATGGGAAAACCTGTGCTATGGGAAACCCTGTGCTATGGGAAACCCGCCATCGTTTTTAAATGTCTGAATATATTACTTACTGTTCCtgtttacagatgtaggatcttgatttgagccagtttgctacagcaggaaaagaatcctgcagcaacaggaaatgtgaattattatgtgtattataattaatggacatttctgtaggggttgatacattttttgtaacgGAAACTCAAGTgagaaatttcaaagtggaaattacagcctttttaaacctcaaatgcaCTACACATTTTGAagttcctgcaacagggtgattaagatcttacatctgtactTAGCTACTGTCAGCAAAATGACTCAGATGTGTGCATGCATCCAATAGCATGTGATGAATACTCATGGTTAAGTttcctacatttgtgtttttagTTTGACCACATCGAAGGAATCATTCTCAACTTCTACAGTGTGAAACCAAAGATTCAGTGTATTCATCCAGAGGTATCatgttttttatattttgtattttggtcAAATGTAAACTCAAGCACAACTAGTTATTGAATTTGCCTACAGGTTTTCTTTGAAGAGTAGAGGATAACGTGGATTGCGTACAATTTTGTATTTAGAATACATTTCCTTAATCATTCTACATGAATAGTAGTTGTTACACACAACTATATTATAAAATCATGaatcctaaccctaaatctaGAACGTATCATTAAGTTATTTCTTGTTCACAGGGAGGGAAGGTGCAAATCTTGGGCCAGATCGAGATCTGCTTCGACTCAGACTTCCAACTTGCCAACTGTGAGCATTCTGAGACAGACACTCTGAACCTAACTGACTTCCTGAATGTTAAGGGTACAGAGTTTAGTGTATGTGACCATGCCACACCAGTCTACTACCCTCCCCTGAAGGGGAAGCCATCAATGTAGTGGCTAGTGAGGTCAGGTTACTCTATAACCAGTCATATCTCACATGGAACATACACTCtttgaaaaaagggttccaaaagggttcttcggctgtccccataggagaatcctttctggttccaggtataacccttttgggttccaaaagggttgtacctgcaaccaaaaagggttcttcaaagggttctcctatggggacagccgaataaccatttaaggttctagatagcacctttttttctaagtgtgtagATACAAGGTTCTACTAAGTGTGAGTTCGCTCAGAAATACTATCTGAAAAACACAACTGTTTCGAATTGAATTTGTCTACTACTATTTTGATGTGTTTTCTGGCATTCAAACTTAAAATTGTACTGCTTGATTCTTAGAAACAGGTTGATCATGTTTTAACTCAGGGAATAAATCAGCTTTTAAAGATAACACTACTGAAGGCCTATACTTCCTATATAATGTTTTACAAATCATTTATACGCAAATAGCATACTAAGGGTGATATAAGATCCTTAAATCTTGTACTTTGCCAAAAGTGTCATAAAAAAATGtagaaaatatgttttattgtcacataccccaaataggtgcagtgaaatgtgttgttttaccaTGTAAGCCATAGtccgatttttcaccttgtcggctcaggtattcgaaccagcgacctttctgttactggcccaacactaatAATAACCCTAATGCCACCTGTAATATAGTATTACATTTGCTTTTAAATGATTTGTGAGTCATTTAAATAGGCTTTCAATTGTTTCAAGTATGGTCCTACTTTTTGTTAAACATAAAATCAAAAGTTTGATGCACAGTTTATGAAGACGTCTGTTCACTGCCTTCATTACTCTAGTCTTGAAATATGTTTTGATCTAAAAAGTGTTGAGTAATTAAGAATGTGCATGGTGGTGGTTAAAATGCATTGGTTTACATTAGTAATGCCATCTCCATAATTTTAGGGAATGATGTTCATGATTTAATCAGAAAGACCTATTGTATCTGTAACTGATGTCATTTCTGCTGTTTAGTTAGTTTGATTTCGTTTTAGATGTGGGATAAGCTTTGATTTTTAAATGGTGGCCTTATTTGGTATGGTTCCAATCCTCTGTAATATTTACGCACAATCAATTAAAGTAATTTTTCAATTGCAGCAGTTGTACATACTATTTACCCCTGCCATTAGCTTTTTAGTGAATCCAGGTAACTAGTGGAATGTGTAAATATGCACATTCAACTACATGCCACAAGAGGTCAGGAAACGTCTACACAACGCCAATGGCCAACAGAGGCAGTAGAGCTGTCTGACATTGTCTGGCATCGTTCAGTCTGTATCAATAGATTACACATTTAAAGAAATGTTATATCCACAAAAAGTATTACATGATATGAAACTCCATGTCCAGGCACTCAAATGCTGATGAGTTTGACTTCAAATCATGTCACACTCTCTTCACCAACTTAACTGCAGATTAATAGACAGTTTATTACAACAAAGATGATGATTACTACTCAATCTTAACTGTCTCCTGAGCAAGAAGATATCTAAAACATTTTTGTTAATTAAAGCTATTTACTATAGTGGTAGAATAGCAAAGCTGGTGGTGTATAGGCTAGTTATCCCCTACAGTCATGTCCTTGATCTCTCCTCTTGACATTTGACCTTGTGTGTAAGAGATTTATAGGCTGTTGGAGTACATGGGCTTTTTATAGACCTCTCAGCATACTGAAGAGTTTAATCTGTTAGTGACCGGTGGTAAGTAAAGCTTATTTTTGCAAGAAGTATTTTAACTTTTATATAAAAGGGATTTATCAAAATCCTGAGAAGGAATGTTTAAATATTATGTTGCACAATAACTTGTCTAACTTGCATGTCATCATAGTTTAGTATTTCCCTTGCAAATGTGAACTGCAATTGACTCCCTGACCCCAAAATAAGAGTTTGAATTGTTTTTTATGAGCCTTGGCTGTCAGGTATAATGGATATTATGTGTGGTGCAATCGGTTTTGTGTAAGCTGTCGTAGTAGGATAAGAGGAAAGCGGttatagcaggggtgtcaaacatacggcccaCGAAGGGGTCCAATCCAGCCCGCGGGTGGTTTGAGTATTAGTTTTTTctccaatatatatattttttcaatattTTATGGGGGTTGTAATGAATACAATAATATACTTTAAAATCACTAAAACAAAATCAAAACTGTAGAAATTATCATGGATCTACATTCATGCAGTCTGTGTCCAGCTCACTAATAATAACCAAAATGAAATCCAGAAAGTGAAGGAGCACCGAAAATTCCGAATAGAATTTATAGAGGACTACTTTTTACTTATTTTGACGGTTAGAAAATATAACCGAAATATAACTGAATGCGGCCCCCAGGGAAAATTAGTTTTACACCCCTGGATTATAGTGTCAATGTGAAATCTCAATTGCCATGAACAGGAAGAATCAAATAAGGGGGGCAACAGCTGCCTCAGTGGCTATTAGACACACAGTGAGATCCATGCATCACTCCTAATGTGGTTATTGAAGTCGCTCATCAGCGGGTAGTCAGGTTGATTCTTCCTGACTGAAAACTCTCAGCTACATCACTGTTAACTAATTGGTAAGCAGGCCCATTTGAAATGCATTGCactcttctctacctcctctccttttgAAGCGAGTTACGTGTCTTATGTCCTCAAGTCAATGGAGACAGCATGGGATAGTCACTGCACACAAGAGCACTCATGGCCTCATTCCTCAGCTCCTCTATAGCCAGGGTGGTTTCCTCTTGGTAGATGTCCTAAGTCAGAGATCTCCTCTATAGCCAGGGTGGTTTCCTCTTGGTAGAGGTCCTAAGTCAGAGATCTCCTCTATAGCCAGGGTGGTTTCCTCTTGATAGATGTCCTAAGTCAGATCTCCTCTATAGCCAGGGTGGTTTCCTCTTGGTAGAGGTCCTAAGTCAGAGATCTCCTCTATAGCCAGGGTGGTTTCCTCTTGGTAGATGTCCTAAGTCAGATCTCCTCTATAGCCAGGGTGGTTTCCTCTTGATAGATGTCCTAAGTCAGATCTCCTCTATAGCCAGGGTGGTTTCCTCTTGGTAGAGGTCCTAAGtcagatttgtatttgtatttattatggatccccattagttcctgccaaggcagcagctactcttcctggggtccagcaaaaattAAGGCAGAAATATACATTATAATACAatttttaaacattaaaatacattttacaacatttcacaacacattaagtgtgtgccctcaggccactactctactaccacacacAATCaaggtgtacgtgtgtgtatagtgtgtatgttatgtgtgtttgtacctgtgtgtgtgactcttcACAGTCGTCGCTGTTTCATAAGATGTATTTGTATcctttttttaaatctgattttactgcttccgtgagttacttgatgtggaatagagttccatgtagtcatggctctatgtagtactgtgcgcctcccagaGTCTGACTGGAcatggggattgtgaagagaactctggtggcatgtcttgtggggtatgcatgggtgtccgagctgtgtgctcggtgcattcaacatgtcaatacttcttacaaaaacaagtagtgatgaagtcaatctgtcctctactttgagccatgagagattgacttGTTAGCTctacgtgtacatttaagggccaaccgtcctgccctgttctgggccaattgtaattttcccacgtccctctttgtggcacctgaccacacgactgggcattagtccaggtgcaacaaaactagagcctgtaggacctgccttgttgatattgttgttaagaaggcagagctgcactttattatggacagacttctcctcatcttagctactgttgtagcaacatgttttgaccataacagttgacaatccagggttactccaagcagtttagtcacctcaacttgctcaatttccacattatgcATTACGatatgtagttgaggtttagggtttagtgaatgatttttcccaattacaatgcttttagttttgaaatatttaggactaacttatttcttgccatccattctgaaactgactgcagctctttgttaagtgttgcagtgatttcactcgctgtaatagctgacgtgtatagtgttgagtcatccgcatacatagacactcagGCTTTACTCAGAgacagtggcaggtcattagtgaagattgaaaaagtaaggggcctagacagctgccctgggaaatgcctgattctacctggattatgttggagaggctaccATTAAAGAACGCCCTCTGTGTTCTTTAATGTCCTAAGTCAGAGATCTCCTCTATAGCCAGGGTGGTTTCCTCTTGGTAGATGTCGCAAGTCAGATCCAGCCAACTGGCTTTTAATTAGTGTGAATTGATGGGAGCTGGTACCAGAGATAATGTTTATGGTTGATAGCAACTCTGTCTGCCCTTGAAAGCAACCGTTTTGTAATTCACTCATCTGTGGTAGAGGAGAGCTGAGAtcctgtgttgttgtctgcccTTCTTCCTGTGAGGGCAACTGGGCCAAACAGGAAGTCATTTCACCATGAGTCATCGCTGGTTCTCCCTGACCGGAGTGAGCGATGAAAGTAAGGCTGAG contains:
- the LOC121547685 gene encoding ribonuclease T2-like isoform X1 — translated: MFSNGKLPDVNMKSLALVVLLCLGCGLMSFSFILASPHMWSKLILTQHWPSTFCSMEHCDPKFDYWTLHGLWPDKGQECNSSWHFNVTLIQDLLPEMQKWWPDLKMPESSGFWKYEWQKHGTCAAKAESLNSQHKYFGKVLELYHKLDLDGVMKKFNIVPSETYYTFDHIEGIILNFYSVKPKIQCIHPEGGKVQILGQIEICFDSDFQLANCEHSETDTLNLTDFLNVKGTEFSVCDHATPVYYPPLKGKPSM
- the LOC121547685 gene encoding ribonuclease T2-like isoform X2 → MKSLALVVLLCLGCGLMSFSFILASPHMWSKLILTQHWPSTFCSMEHCDPKFDYWTLHGLWPDKGQECNSSWHFNVTLIQDLLPEMQKWWPDLKMPESSGFWKYEWQKHGTCAAKAESLNSQHKYFGKVLELYHKLDLDGVMKKFNIVPSETYYTFDHIEGIILNFYSVKPKIQCIHPEGGKVQILGQIEICFDSDFQLANCEHSETDTLNLTDFLNVKGTEFSVCDHATPVYYPPLKGKPSM